The genome window ATTTCTTATCAGCTCAAAGAGATCGATTTTTTAGTCTTTTTTCTTCgatataattgttttaaattttttggttcaatttttggTTGGGGTGAAAGTCATTTTGTTTCGTTACTTGCCTCTGATTTTATTACTTATTCAATTCGGTATGTATTGTTATTTTGAATTCCTCCTCACAGTGATATATAGATTCGACATACGGTTATGACCTATGAGTTGTTTTCCCATTTCAAGGAATTGCTCGCTGCTTTACTTTTGGTGGGAGTAGGAACAGCGTGCTTCATGATCCTGCCATTAAACCGCGGTCTGATTTGTCCAAGGAGCAGTATACGAAGAAAGAGGAGCAAACCACTGTGAATCACTTTCATGAAAAACTTCTCAAGCTGAAGGATATGATGAAAACAAAGGTATGAAAGAGGCAATATTAAACCAATCTTCCTTTGTTTCATGTAAACAATATGAATGCCTGCATCCATCATTGTACTTATGTAAAGTTAAAATCATAaccaatattaaaattttacGGGGTTTGTTTATGGCAAAAATCTCAGGCTGGTCAAATGAGAGCTGAGAAAAGGCACAAGTTCATGGAAGAGTTTCTGAAAGAGTTTTATGAAGAGTGGGATGGACGAGCATGAAGGTACCAATGTAATATTCCTTATCTTGGATGATTTTAGTATCCAAATAATTATTGGGAACTTTTTAGATTGTTAAGAAGAAAACCATACCTGTGATGGTATAGAGACTGGGGAAGGCCTCCTAGATATGGTGCCAGTGCCAGAGTCTTGTGTTCACAAAAATGTGCTTGTGTCAGACAAGTAATTAGCAAGTAAAAAATGTGTAATCTTTCACTGCCCAAGATGTTGATCGTTGAGCTTTTCTTGGTGTAAAGCAGCACAAGATTCGAGACCCAGGCTGTGACCAACCCCTGTTGAATTATGGTCGAGACATGCATATAGATTTGTGCTTTAAACACGTCAAACACATTGAAGTGTGGTTTTGTGATGAATTTAACCTCATTTGGTGGTGCCCAAGTGAGGGTTTAGGGTTTCGTTTGTTATGCACGTGTTTGGACCGTTGGAggattgtccaacccatgggtgAGAAGAGTgttaaaatatgtataaatgatgtaaaaTGTTCCAAATCCATGCGTGAGAAGAGTgttaaaatatgtataaatgatgtaaaatgttctaaatcaacaaattgaatgacaaaataactaatctcGACTTGAAATTGATTATTTGACTAAACACCCCACACTATAAATACTTATATGACATAGATAAGCCATTATCATGTCATGAGCAACCCTTACCCTACCTGTATATTACTAGCTCAACCTTCTCAATCTACCCAGCTTTATAAATAACAAATCATATATGGAGTAATATTCTTCAGCAATCACAAtcaggaaattttttttgatgaaagaCCATAGTTATTAAAACATACTATCAAAGACAATTAATAGTTCATCTTAAGGTACTTATGAAGCTCGAACTCGTCGCGCTTGATTAGATTAACCTTCAATCCATGCTTCATATACATTGTCAAGGCAAGCTTTGGCACCACAGGATGTCCCTTCACAACTTGGACATGGTAACGATATAAGATTGATGCAGCAGCAAATTTCATCTGATAATAAGCAAAGTCCTTCCCCAAACACAGTCGCGGACCGCCGTTGAAGGCGGTGAACTTGTAGGCCGATTCACTCATGAACCGGCCATCGACTCTCAGCCACCTCTCCGGCCTGTACTCCCTGCAGTCGTTACCCCAAATTGCCTCCATCCTGGCCATTGCATAAATTGCATATATCACTTTCGTTCCTTTCTTCAGTACTGTCCCATCTGGAAAGATCTCATCTTCAACAACCTGATGGTCATAGACAATGACAGATAGTGAGGACATTACGGTACTACATTTGAtcataaatatatgtatgatgatatatatacacacacttaaGTGTTATGACCTTCTAGTATTTGTAGCAGGAACCAGGACCACTatgatattaatataaataaagataaagggTGATGCAGAGTGGGACTTGTTTTATGGCTCAACGGCTCTATCAGCCCAAATTTAGGGATTGTGTTATTTCATGGGATAACGTACATTGTTATGTGTGGCCATGCAAATATGGCCAACTATACACTCTATCCAAGAAGCTTTGGCTATTCAAATTGATTTTGACCTACAAATATAGGTCTTAATTTCCTAGTATTAGTTGCTTTTTTTATGAGAAGTACTAAAGTACCTTAGGCCATTTTAGGTAATCAAATTTTgaccaaattaattaaatacacaatcttaattaaaaaatataagaataaatccaataaaaaaaacaaaaatgttaaggatcatATTACTTTTTCTTAACTATCCAAAATATTAAGATGGACGCAAATGATTCATTCATGTAAAGTAGTGGGTCTCACACATGATCCACCTGAAATTGTATGCGTACAATCCTTGAACAAAAAACACGGATACCGGATATCCGCTAGAATGctcataaaaaagaaagaaaccaagTTGCAATATGCACACATATGAATCATGAATATCAAATGATTTCAAGATCAAATTACTACTTGAATTATTTTCATTGAGTATATAAGTTATTACTATGTAGTGAATGAATTGAGTAAGTACCTCTTTGTGATCAACTGGAACTGAAGGATACAATCTAAGACCCTCTGATATTGCAGCTTGTAGATACTCCATCTTCTTTATCTCCTGCGGCTTGAAAACCAGAGGATTATCACTCTCTCCATTGCCAAagtcctttctttctctcaaaATCCTGCACATCTCTGCAAGAATCTTCTCTTCCACATGTGGGTTTTGATCAATCAACCAGAAAAACCAACTCAATGCCACAGAAGAAGTGTCTCTCCCTGCAAGTATGAAATTCACACAAATATCTCTCAAAAACTTGTCCGAAAATGGCCTCCCCTGTTCATCCTTCAATCTCATAAAAATTGTCAAGAGATCCGATCGCTGCTTCTTATCATCGTCAACTTGTAGACCcagttctttctttctttttctgataACTTCCTCTGCAAATTCATCGactccttttatgcttctcTTCAGCTTCTTCTCTGTCCCCAAATTAAGGAATCTCATTGTCTTCCACAGACAAGTTGGAGAAACAAAACGCAGTACTGTTGCTTCTGTCGCGTCCTCGAATGCTTTCGCGAATGGAATCTCGGGTAAACCCGGATTCAAACAACCCGGGTCGACCCCGAATGCGATCATACAGACATTGTCGAATGTTAACCTCAACAGGATGTCTTGAAGATCGATTGAGATTGAATTCTCGACTGCATTTTCAAGGACTAGTAGCAACCTCGAGTGGACGAGTTCGAGGAGTGACTCGATCGTTAATTGTCTGAACTTCGCCGAGTGAAACTCAATACTCGCTGTCTTCCTCTGTTTCTGCCAGACTTCATCGTCGGCGTTGAAGATTCCTTCTCCGAGAAGATCACGAAGATTGTCACGAAAGTAGTGTCCTTTTGGGAAGTTAGAGAATTTGGTCTTGAGCAAGTGCTCGAGGTTTCGAGGATCGGCTGTGATAACACAGTTGAGACTGCTAAACACTGGACCTTTGAATCTAAAAGTCCCATTTTGATTACAGAGAACATCAGAAAGCCACTCGTAAGTGTTGCCTCTAATGGCAGGCAGTAAGGACGGTAACATACCAACAAATGGCCATATGGGTAGGCCTTGATTTTTCTTCTGTCTCAAAGAATGAATGGCTATGAAAACAGAGAGAGCAAgaaaaatctccaaaatttgcACTTCTTGCAGCAAGAAAATTCGCCGGAAAGTAAAAAAACCGGCAGCATCGTCACCGGGAAACAAgaaggtggaggaggaggagcagaaGGAagtgctgttgttgttgttggtggtgCTAGAGTTGATCATGGTGGTGGCGTTGTTGTTGAGCATGTTATGGGTGTTTTGGGTTAGGAGGTGGTCATGTGTGTTATATGGGGGTTTGGGTTGTGTTTCTTGGCGTGCATGTTTTGGCCTTAATTGGTTTGATTTGGTGAGCagaaatgtgtgtgtgtgtgtgtgtggctcttgcttcttttttatGTGACTATAACTGATTCTACCTTTGTATTGACTACAGTTTTCTTAAACCAGGGGCCTTTGTAGACTTTAGGgtgaatatatatagatacacacacacacacacaccaaaTTGAGAATGTGCAACCTCTGTAAAAATGAAATTTGTGTTAATTAGTGAAATGGGTTTTTGACACTGATTTCAGTGGTGGGAGATGTTAGGAGGATGAGAAGTGGGTGGTGACTGATTACCTAAACATAAGCAACCATTTCAATAGTTTTCTTACCCAAGTTTTGTAAAATCACATTATTAGTTTTATACTTTGACAATTGAATGGATGGTAATAGTAGACTAATAGTATGGTGACCAACAGCTACATAGATACAAATACTGCCACGTGGCATACACCCAGATGCCCCTCTCATTCCCTTCATTTTCAACTTGGTCCGCTAATTCAAGTCTGTATTAAGCAACCTAATTAGTTAGATGTCCAACACTATTTTggaaataatttattcaagtttGTTTGGGTTGGTAGAATATTTAGAACCATATATATTTGTGGGATTTAGATATATGTTTCTTGACAAGTTTTCTCAACTATCAAGTCAATATTATATAAAACAAGTTGCCAACTTATTTTCATTGCCAAATTAAGTGATCTTCTAAGAGTGGTAAATGGTAGGAGTGTCCAAAACCGATCCGTAACCATGGTTATTTGGTTTTCGGATTCGGTTTTTGCGGTTACGGTTTTGGATACGGTTATGAGTTTTACAAATTTTCGGATAAATTTTCGGTTATGAttatttcggttatggtttcgGATATAACCGAAATAACCAAAGACTTAAGTTAGGCCCAAATACTTAGGTTTAGGCCCAACCCAACTCAAATAGTCCAAGTCTAATTCTCACAATTACAAAAACGAAGAGTTGATACTCTTATACGCAAATAGTCGAACACTTAGCGTGCAAGACTGAAAATTACTCCATGAATTTGAAACAATGATGCATATCGATGTAGCAGCtcctattaattaatttgtgcCCACTACATGAATTGTTTAAGCTCTCGTGGAGGTCAAAAAGAAGCAGCGCCATGTATTTTTAGACAAAACCGATAACCGATCCGAaccgatccgaaaaatatggttatttcggttatggttatccGAACATAATGGTTCGGATATGGatactaaaatatcataaccgaatcacttcggatattttggttatggttaaaaaccaaaccgaaaaccgaatgaaAAATTTAGTGTTGATGAGCATCCCCATACTTATTGGAGAGACATTGATATCATCATCAAGTTTTTTGGTTGAAATGATTTGGCTTCAAAGATTAAATTTAAACAGTTGGGGAGGGGTACCCCAGGTATGGGAGGAGAATAGAGAACTGTCAATACAGAGTATGGGGTGCTTTTTTTGGGGTTGTTagtggtttttaatttttatgatagaGACTAGTAAGTAAAGGGCTTGAACCAACAATCAACAACCAACAATCAACCTGAGACATGCACcaaatttgtttttaatttccAACAAATAATGTAAATGAATTTGGGTTCACTCTTGTCCTTTCTCAAATGATTTGCtgagatttatttattttttttaatcgagaacaaTCTCATACAAGTTTACCCTTGATAAACTCGGGTTGTCATGTCGAAGATCTCCTTGTTAATCATTGTCTAGTTAGATTAATGTAGTATGTCAATGTAGAtcctaaaatctacaatcaatttgttatCATCGATCGAGGCCTATGACAACCCTGCAAGATCAAAAGAGGGTTGACCGTCAAACTTGAACACCGGTGTGGTGTCGGCCGAACAAGCTCCgacggtcaagtcagtcaacggtGGGAGGTAtttaagtgagagaagtgaaaagcttttagatagagagagataccaggtagttgagagagtaaatgaggaggacccctcctctatttatagtgtttcCCACCCACGTGGTCTGCGCGTGTTGACCGTACGGACGAGCTTCCTTGTTGGCCCGTGTTTGGGCCCGTGGCCCATTCTGATACATACAGGATATCGTGGCCTTTAGATGACTTTGCACCCAATCTGGatatgggccttgggctttaCCCAATACTTGGGCCAGGCAGGCCGTCAGATGCATATCTGGACTTGAGACAACTAGGGCCCATGCCAAACCTCAGACCGTGTACTCAAATACTTTAGGACCAAcggtttttggcccatacagcCATGAAATGTAAAATTAAAGAGTGGTACCTCCACTAAGCCAAACTTTTGTGAACCTTTTGTTTTGAAAGGTTCATTGATGAATCTGAGTTCAATATTGCAACCCCAAGGTGTACATGCGGGTAGAAGTTAGAAACACTAATGGTCacatgagtcattggttgagttgTTGAGGCAATCCCACTCCCCTCCCCTTCCCCATTATTGGTACCTGTATTTAAAAAACTGTCTGTCTGGTGGCAACTAATATTATGGGCATCAATCCAACAGGGCTTTTGTGTGGGCCAATATTGAATCTTCAATGTTCTGTGAGTTTTGGGCCTCCCATAAGACCTGGGCCTAATTAAATGACTTATAAAGCTTAAAAGTCCACCCACTTTGTACAGCGAAAAAcgagaaaatattttttgttttaaactgCCATTGATATTTTGCTAAAAATTGGCTGAGTAAACTTTTTCAAGGTTTATAACTCACCGATACCACGTTGACTGCAATGTTTTAAGGATGTCTAATGAATGGAATAAAAAGactataaaaaataaatgtgatATCCAAAGTTGTAATGATTATAGGGACATCAAGTTTATGAGCAATAAATTGAAATTTTGGAAAATAGTTGTGTAACAGAGATTGAAATCGGTATTTATGATATCTGAAAACTAATTTGGTTTTATACCAAAATGATCCACAATGGAGACGATATTGGGGTTTAGATGTTTGAAATGTGTTACTCTTCTTTCTTCAATTGTTTTAGTTATTTGTTTATGATTAGTGTTCACTTACTGTAAAACAATGTTGTATGGGTAAAGAATCGTCTTCATACAAACATACACGAAAAGGCCCATTGAAGCCCGATCAACCAAATGGGTCCATTAAAGCCCAATCGACCAAAGAGGCCCACTGaaacccaatagaccaaaggGGTTTATTGAAGCCCAATTGACAAAGAGGCCCATTGAATCCCAGTCGACAACGCAGCCCGTCAAAGAACTGACACTGGTAGGCTCATGCATTTGTCCATTCTACAGAAGGCCCAAATCCCATGCTGACAAGGAAGCTCCTACTAAAGTCCTTGggcccaatcaaagcccaaggcttGTCCATATGGGGGGTCAACACGTTCGGGTCACTTGATCAGAACACTATAAATATGGGAGGACCCCTCATTAAGGGGCTGAACCACTTGAGTTATCTAATGTGATCTTGTAGGTTGTCGAAGGTCTCGCTCGACTTTACaaattgattgcagaattttggGTCTACAAACATATTTGAGAGATTATTggattaaaataattttaatttttttaatgatcatGACGATTAGTGGTATTATACATGCCATTTGTTGCTCATAGATGGGGTTGAATGAATTGGCAGGTGGAAAAAAAACTTATGTGATTCATAAGCAAATAATGACCATTGCATTCATATTGTATGAGACATGTCTATTTGGAAACTAGAGTGTGAAGCATTTTGATGTGTAGCTTAGTAATAAATTCGAGAAGAAATTTGggcaacaaaataaattttgcaTCAATGTAAGATATTGGAGGAAAATACTAAAATTAAGTGGAGCAAAAGGGGATATGTATAATGTTTTGCAGAAAATGATAGatagaacaaaaaaattaatgaagtaAATTGGAAATGGCTAAGAACACAGCTAATTACATCATAAACATTTCACATACTTGAAATTATAGAACTAAACAAGTGTCGTGGtggattaattatattaaaCACTATATTCTAGGAttgaaattatcaaaaattgaagagtaagaaagagaagaaaagacttGACGTTGAGCAATAAGTCCGTGCGTGGTAATGAAATGGTTTACGTGGCAATCAATTGCAAGGACGAGCTACATTAGAATATCGCAGATAAAAAAGCTTTGGGATACCATTTATGGGAGATAGAGAACATTAACACGGGAACTCAAACTCAAACAACTTGGTGAAGTACGAGTATAGACAAGATATTGAGATATACACATCGCATTTGgtttcaccttcttcttcttcttttttttcagtaCAATATGTGGATTCAATTGCAAATTTTATGTTTTGAGCGGTTTTAGATTTATGTAATATCCTATTTTAGTTTGTGTTATGATTAATGTTCGCTTACTGTAAAACAACATTTGAAAGATACTTTACCATAAAATCTTGTTGTATTTGGGATTGATAGACAAATATGGATGTACAAATTTTGAGAATTACAATTTGGGATAAGTTAACTGCGTATGCATATTCTATTTACCTGTTCCGAATGCCGTCTACTAATTCTACTATGGCCACCCCAACAAAATACCAAGTAAAACCTGATAAAATGACTTGTAACCAGGGGCTATTGACAATCTCTAATGCCATGGTGCCGCCTATATGTTCATTCAATTCGGCAACTGGTCGCTCTCCTACTTGTAATCGGATCATAACTGCTGCCAATGTTGCTGCCCCTGCTGGAACTACCATTCCAAAGATGGGATTTCTATGTTTGGTCACTTGCATTTTGTAATTTTCATCATCTGTATCAATTGATTCCTTCTCCTGCTTAGCATATGAAGGTTTTACAGCTTCGGTAAAGCCAACGTTGCCCGGTGAAGAGGCTGGCAGAGCGTGGAGTGTAGGAGCCCAGTATTCATCTTGAATAAAATTGGATGGTTTCTGGTATGTAGGTCTTGCATTTTTTCTTGCCTGTTTCcttgcagcagcagcagcacgAAGCTTGTCGATGTCAGGTTCGCTtgctttttgtgcaatgtgtATCAGGTATTCTGATGATTGTGATCCTCCACTGTTTGATTGCCAATATAACCAATTTGAGATGGCTCTGATGGCTTGAATTGATGAAATCCACGCTTCTCGCTGCGAATCTTTTTCCTGAAGTTCATTGTTTTCTGTTATTTTACAGCGTAACCCTAAACCTGTTTTCCTAGTCATCCTAAGACGGTATGGAGTAGTTTACCTTGGAGCTTTCTTTTGCACCTTTATCCATGGCATCAACATATCTGTTTTGAAATTTCTTGACATCAGCAAATATGTTCGAGACACGTACTCCGCCTGTATTGCCTGCGCCGACTCTGACATTGCCCCGCGGTTGCTTAGACATGAGGAATTCCAGCGCTGGTAGGTCCGATCTCTCAACAACCCTATGAAATTGACTTGGTATCAAAATCAGTTTATATCAGACCACACAAATATTAAGGCAAAAGAAGGCAACAAGAAGATTTACGATATGCAGTTCACAGGGCACGTTTCTATGGCCTCCTGGATTTTGTGTTCAGGATCAGCCCATTGCGCGATAACTCGCGCTCGTCCATAAACTGATTCGATGGCAAACGTCCTCTCTGCAAATAGAGCACATTTCAAGCATCCAACACATTTAATCTCATCAACAAAAACAGCTCGGTTTTCGCCCTCCGAGCCATGCCATGCTGAGTACATAGGTCTGCCTGTGTAGCCTCTGAGTTCAGCAATCTTTGCTTGTTCCTACACAATTATGTCCctttgttcttaaaaatctcaaaaccaaaacaattttTAGAACATGTATCATAAATGCCATCTCGTATAATAAGCAGCAAACAATTGTCCTTTTCCTGCAATTTTTGATACAGGACAGGGActactcatttttttttaattacaagaATACTTTTTAGTATGATTGAAAAGTCACAAGTGCATAATCGCGTAAAATTTGGAAGGATGACTCATTTCGACGTGGTCATCGAGACTAGTGCTTTGTCATTAGCGCCATgttatttttgtcaaatttcgTTGTTTAGACATTCGAATTagcattttaatattttagacATTTTCGTAATTTCAGCAATTTcctttatttcaattttcttatttatttaagtTACTGGGATGATATAGCCAAGTTAGTCATAAGCAACTGACCTTATCATAAGCCATTCTTGAAGTTGGATTTGATAGAACAGAATAAGCTTCATTGAGTATGATGGCCATGTCATGTCCAGGCTGCCCTGCAATATCTGGGTGACACTTCTTCTGCAGCGTCCGATAGGCCAATTTGATCCGCGACTGATTGGAGGAGCTATCAATGCCAAGAAGATCGTAGAGATCAAATTCTGTTATGgaacaagaagatgaagaagatgatctTGAAGTAGCTCTGCATGTCATAGGACAATAACTTGTCCTCCTCATCCTCCTTTGAGATAATAAATTATTGTTTGTGATCAAAGTATTGCTCAGTTTGTGTAGGGAGAGGCATGCTGTGGCCATTTTTTTTGGCACAAAAGCTGAattgaaggagagaaagagagcctCAATGATTTAGAATATCTGCTATGGCCTGGGAGATATTAAAGTGAGATATTTTGTATTGAGAAGGAAAAGGACATAGTTGAATAGtaaatt of Tripterygium wilfordii isolate XIE 37 chromosome 13, ASM1340144v1, whole genome shotgun sequence contains these proteins:
- the LOC120011975 gene encoding cytochrome P450 86B1-like; the protein is MLNNNATTMINSSTTNNNNSTSFCSSSSTFLFPGDDAAGFFTFRRIFLLQEVQILEIFLALSVFIAIHSLRQKKNQGLPIWPFVGMLPSLLPAIRGNTYEWLSDVLCNQNGTFRFKGPVFSSLNCVITADPRNLEHLLKTKFSNFPKGHYFRDNLRDLLGEGIFNADDEVWQKQRKTASIEFHSAKFRQLTIESLLELVHSRLLLVLENAVENSISIDLQDILLRLTFDNVCMIAFGVDPGCLNPGLPEIPFAKAFEDATEATVLRFVSPTCLWKTMRFLNLGTEKKLKRSIKGVDEFAEEVIRKRKKELGLQVDDDKKQRSDLLTIFMRLKDEQGRPFSDKFLRDICVNFILAGRDTSSVALSWFFWLIDQNPHVEEKILAEMCRILRERKDFGNGESDNPLVFKPQEIKKMEYLQAAISEGLRLYPSVPVDHKEVVEDEIFPDGTVLKKGTKVIYAIYAMARMEAIWGNDCREYRPERWLRVDGRFMSESAYKFTAFNGGPRLCLGKDFAYYQMKFAAASILYRYHVQVVKGHPVVPKLALTMYMKHGLKVNLIKRDEFELHKYLKMNY
- the LOC120011976 gene encoding chaperone protein dnaJ C76, chloroplastic, whose protein sequence is MATACLSLHKLSNTLITNNNLLSQRRMRRTSYCPMTCRATSRSSSSSSCSITEFDLYDLLGIDSSSNQSRIKLAYRTLQKKCHPDIAGQPGHDMAIILNEAYSVLSNPTSRMAYDKEQAKIAELRGYTGRPMYSAWHGSEGENRAVFVDEIKCVGCLKCALFAERTFAIESVYGRARVIAQWADPEHKIQEAIETCPVNCISVVERSDLPALEFLMSKQPRGNVRVGAGNTGGVRVSNIFADVKKFQNRYVDAMDKGAKESSKEKDSQREAWISSIQAIRAISNWLYWQSNSGGSQSSEYLIHIAQKASEPDIDKLRAAAAARKQARKNARPTYQKPSNFIQDEYWAPTLHALPASSPGNVGFTEAVKPSYAKQEKESIDTDDENYKMQVTKHRNPIFGMVVPAGAATLAAVMIRLQVGERPVAELNEHIGGTMALEIVNSPWLQVILSGFTWYFVGVAIVELVDGIRNR